One window of the Rhizorhabdus dicambivorans genome contains the following:
- a CDS encoding acetyl-CoA acetyltransferase has protein sequence MGCAKFGERWSAGADDLAVEAFEEALADANIDVSEIGAAWLGVAFDTVNIGPSGIPLAMALRLPNIPVTKVENYCASGSEAFRGAVYAVASGAVDIALAFGVEKLKDTGYGGLPVRTRGTNWDMMGVVGSAPGHFAQLASAYRAKYGIEKDLFKRAIAHVSVKSHDNGAKNPKAHLRKRVTMDQVINAPYIAEPLGLFDCCGVSDGAACAIVTTPEIARALGKRELVTVKALAVSTSNGWELQGSGWDGSYFHTTRVAAKAAYQEAGITNPREQLSLMEVHDCFSVTELVTMEDLGVSENGGAVKDVLDGIFDADGKIPCQIDGGLKCFGHPIGASGLRMIYENYLQILGRAGERQRPDEPVYGLSHNLGGMPNQNVSAVVIVGREGA, from the coding sequence ATGGGCTGCGCCAAATTTGGCGAGCGCTGGTCAGCGGGTGCCGACGATCTGGCGGTCGAAGCATTTGAAGAGGCGCTTGCCGATGCGAACATCGACGTGTCGGAGATCGGCGCGGCCTGGCTTGGCGTGGCGTTCGATACGGTGAATATCGGGCCTTCGGGCATTCCGCTCGCCATGGCGTTGCGCCTGCCGAACATCCCTGTCACCAAGGTTGAGAACTATTGCGCCTCAGGCTCGGAAGCTTTTCGGGGTGCGGTCTATGCGGTTGCGTCCGGGGCCGTGGATATCGCACTCGCCTTCGGCGTCGAGAAGCTGAAGGACACAGGCTATGGCGGCCTGCCTGTGCGCACCCGCGGCACCAACTGGGACATGATGGGGGTGGTGGGATCGGCACCTGGCCATTTCGCCCAGCTAGCTTCAGCCTACCGGGCAAAATATGGGATCGAGAAGGATCTGTTCAAGCGGGCAATCGCGCATGTCTCCGTCAAAAGCCATGATAATGGCGCGAAGAATCCGAAGGCGCATCTGCGCAAGCGGGTAACGATGGATCAGGTCATAAACGCGCCGTATATCGCTGAGCCGCTTGGATTGTTTGACTGCTGCGGCGTGTCCGATGGCGCAGCCTGCGCGATCGTCACGACACCGGAAATCGCAAGAGCGCTTGGCAAGAGAGAGCTAGTGACAGTCAAGGCGCTGGCAGTCTCCACGTCCAACGGGTGGGAACTGCAGGGATCGGGCTGGGACGGAAGCTATTTTCATACCACTCGCGTGGCAGCGAAAGCCGCCTATCAGGAAGCCGGGATCACCAATCCGCGCGAGCAGCTGAGCCTGATGGAAGTGCATGACTGCTTTTCCGTGACCGAGCTTGTTACGATGGAGGATCTGGGCGTCAGCGAGAATGGTGGCGCGGTGAAGGACGTGCTCGACGGCATTTTCGATGCGGACGGCAAGATCCCTTGCCAGATCGACGGAGGGCTGAAATGTTTCGGCCATCCGATCGGTGCATCGGGTCTGCGTATGATCTACGAGAATTATCTTCAGATCCTCGGCCGCGCGGGGGAGCGTCAGCGACCGGACGAGCCTGTCTACGGCTTGTCCCATAATCTGGGTGGCATGCCCAACCAGAATGTTAGCGCCGTGGTCATCGTGGGACGGGAAGGAGCATAA
- a CDS encoding HpcH/HpaI aldolase/citrate lyase family protein, with translation MLAKAAASNADHVFIDLEDAVTPREKVSARAKAIDALKNLDWSGKTACVRINDLGTEWCYEDIIQVTEQAHEHLDTIMLPKARCASDLLFVDTLLSQIEKRLKLTKKIGLEVLIEEVDGMRNVNEIAFATPRLEALIFGFGDYSASQGIDPIILYGKSSYPGDPWHYGRWQLLIAARSAGIEAIDGPFPGLKDLETYREECTRAQLLGFGGKWALHPAQIDVALDVFTPDAEAVRRARAIVDAYAKAEAEGLGSIAVDGQMVDVGTVRMVQVILQRAERAGM, from the coding sequence ATGCTTGCGAAAGCCGCCGCCTCCAACGCCGATCATGTCTTCATTGATCTCGAGGATGCCGTAACGCCGCGCGAGAAGGTATCGGCCCGCGCCAAGGCGATCGACGCGCTGAAGAACCTCGACTGGAGCGGGAAGACGGCATGCGTCCGCATCAATGATCTCGGCACGGAATGGTGCTATGAGGATATCATCCAGGTCACCGAACAGGCGCACGAGCATCTCGACACGATCATGCTCCCCAAGGCGCGGTGCGCATCCGATCTGCTGTTCGTCGATACGCTTCTCTCGCAGATCGAGAAGCGGCTGAAGCTCACGAAGAAGATCGGCCTCGAAGTGCTGATCGAAGAAGTCGACGGCATGCGCAATGTCAATGAGATCGCGTTTGCGACGCCGCGACTGGAAGCGCTCATCTTCGGTTTCGGCGACTATTCCGCGTCGCAGGGTATCGATCCCATCATCCTCTACGGGAAGAGCAGCTATCCGGGCGATCCCTGGCATTATGGCCGCTGGCAGCTTCTCATCGCCGCACGTTCGGCGGGTATCGAGGCGATCGACGGGCCGTTTCCCGGCCTCAAGGACCTCGAAACCTACCGCGAGGAGTGCACGCGCGCGCAGCTCCTTGGCTTCGGCGGCAAATGGGCGTTGCATCCGGCACAGATCGATGTCGCTCTGGACGTCTTCACCCCCGACGCCGAGGCAGTCCGCAGAGCGCGTGCCATTGTGGACGCCTATGCAAAGGCCGAAGCGGAGGGATTGGGCTCGATCGCCGTCGATGGGCAAATGGTCGACGTGGGCACCGTGCGCATGGTGCAGGTCATCCTCCAGCGCGCCGAACGAGCTGGCATGTAG
- a CDS encoding MmgE/PrpD family protein translates to MTGLTKSAAHFVANLQYEDLPTGATDAAVRGIADCASVILLGLDEPVTSLVAGNAPRGADEAWALWGKLRTSADYAALVNATAAHALDYDDTAGDSHPSAVLLPAILALGEPAATGKDILTAYVAGYEVWCELASREQDKHHAKGFHPTGIFGAIGAAAACANLLGLDEEKAAAALSISASMSAGLVANFGSMTKPYQLGRAAQNGVLAAQLAAQGMTAAIDALEHPLGFLAAYSPAARVDRTTEPAFGRSWRILSEGPNIKLYPVCYAAHRMIDSVVALADATAGRIDAIRSIRVHLGHTQSQILRYRAPGTSLEAKFSAEFAVAAAILEGSVGLRELDDDYVKRVAVRELMARVERVECTEIDPQQSLFSPADHVEIEFADGTVQSGPAVRFAFGHASNPAGQPRLAAKFDECTASQLGEATRRDLFSMLCNLQDVRSVSELYKRAA, encoded by the coding sequence ATGACCGGGTTGACGAAAAGCGCAGCACATTTCGTTGCGAACCTTCAATATGAGGACCTTCCCACCGGAGCGACCGATGCCGCCGTGAGGGGCATAGCCGATTGCGCCTCGGTCATCCTGCTCGGTCTCGACGAGCCGGTAACCTCGCTCGTCGCCGGCAACGCGCCAAGAGGGGCGGACGAAGCGTGGGCACTCTGGGGGAAATTGCGCACCTCTGCCGACTATGCTGCGCTCGTGAACGCGACGGCTGCGCATGCGCTGGATTATGACGACACAGCTGGCGACAGCCACCCGAGCGCGGTACTGCTTCCGGCCATTCTGGCTCTCGGCGAACCGGCCGCGACCGGCAAGGATATCCTGACGGCCTATGTTGCCGGCTACGAGGTTTGGTGTGAGCTGGCTTCTCGGGAGCAGGACAAGCATCACGCGAAGGGCTTCCACCCCACCGGCATTTTCGGTGCCATCGGCGCTGCGGCCGCCTGCGCCAATCTGCTGGGCCTGGACGAGGAGAAGGCCGCAGCGGCACTATCCATTTCCGCCTCGATGTCGGCAGGACTCGTCGCGAATTTCGGCTCGATGACCAAGCCCTACCAGCTCGGCCGCGCCGCTCAGAACGGAGTCCTCGCGGCGCAGCTCGCGGCTCAGGGCATGACAGCGGCGATCGATGCGCTGGAGCATCCGCTGGGCTTCCTTGCGGCATATTCGCCTGCAGCCAGGGTGGATCGCACGACTGAGCCTGCCTTCGGCCGCTCATGGCGGATCTTGTCCGAAGGCCCCAATATCAAGCTCTATCCGGTCTGCTATGCCGCACATCGGATGATCGACTCGGTAGTCGCCCTGGCCGACGCGACGGCGGGGCGCATCGATGCGATCCGGTCCATTCGCGTGCACCTGGGTCACACCCAGTCGCAGATCCTTCGTTACCGAGCGCCGGGCACGTCGCTAGAAGCAAAGTTCAGCGCAGAATTTGCCGTCGCCGCCGCTATCTTGGAGGGCAGCGTCGGCCTTCGTGAGCTTGACGACGATTACGTCAAGCGCGTCGCCGTCCGCGAACTCATGGCACGTGTCGAACGGGTCGAGTGCACCGAAATAGACCCGCAGCAATCGCTGTTCTCGCCCGCAGACCATGTCGAGATCGAGTTCGCTGACGGCACCGTTCAATCCGGCCCCGCGGTTCGCTTCGCATTTGGCCACGCCTCCAACCCTGCGGGGCAGCCGAGGCTAGCGGCCAAGTTTGACGAATGCACCGCAAGCCAGCTTGGCGAGGCGACGCGCAGGGACCTTTTCTCGATGCTCTGCAATCTGCAGGATGTGCGTTCTGTCTCGGAGTTGTATAAGCGTGCTGCATGA
- a CDS encoding aromatic ring-hydroxylating oxygenase subunit alpha, which yields MAARATADPAESTSGGRSIFDLGPGAHECWYPVALSADVPKGKVVGRDIADGRVVVYRGEDGVIRAMSAYCKHMGADLSVGGEVVGNDIRCPFHHWSYGDGGDCKHIPAGDEIPKRAKLFEFAAREQFGLIWVFFGKTPLYELQTFEDFDETKHVARSFEVQLNDKLNCEPWMFTTNVYDIAHLRSLHGINIVHSEVEEIDPYRSRMSWDADLGDKGTGGLRMEIYVYGVNSLRNKGEQGGRLKWYIGASVPSARHGTKFFMTVITTNEEGAEEFLDRQAAMHAQIMNEDLPVLNNMRLDELLLLPSDRALSRFMRSVLKYPRVTMKELERTAKMD from the coding sequence ATGGCTGCGCGCGCAACGGCTGACCCTGCCGAGAGCACTTCGGGGGGGAGATCGATATTTGATCTGGGCCCCGGCGCCCACGAGTGCTGGTACCCGGTTGCCCTTTCGGCGGACGTACCGAAGGGTAAGGTCGTCGGCCGCGATATTGCGGACGGGCGGGTCGTCGTCTATCGCGGCGAGGATGGCGTGATCCGCGCAATGTCCGCCTATTGCAAGCATATGGGTGCCGACCTGAGCGTAGGTGGCGAGGTCGTCGGCAACGATATTCGCTGCCCCTTTCATCATTGGTCCTATGGCGACGGCGGCGATTGCAAACATATCCCCGCGGGTGATGAGATCCCGAAGCGCGCCAAGCTCTTCGAGTTCGCGGCGCGCGAGCAGTTCGGACTGATCTGGGTGTTCTTCGGTAAAACGCCGCTTTATGAGCTTCAGACCTTCGAGGATTTCGACGAGACGAAGCATGTCGCCCGGTCCTTCGAGGTGCAGCTTAACGACAAGCTGAACTGTGAGCCGTGGATGTTCACCACCAACGTGTACGACATTGCGCACTTGCGCTCTCTTCACGGTATAAACATTGTCCATTCGGAGGTTGAAGAAATCGACCCCTACCGAAGTCGTATGTCGTGGGATGCCGATTTGGGCGACAAGGGCACCGGCGGCCTACGCATGGAAATCTATGTGTATGGCGTGAATTCCCTGCGGAACAAGGGTGAGCAAGGCGGACGGCTCAAATGGTATATTGGCGCAAGCGTACCCTCCGCTCGCCATGGCACCAAGTTCTTCATGACCGTCATTACAACGAACGAAGAAGGTGCTGAAGAATTTTTGGATCGGCAGGCTGCCATGCACGCGCAGATCATGAACGAAGATCTCCCGGTATTGAACAATATGCGATTGGATGAGCTCCTGCTGTTGCCGTCGGATCGGGCTCTGTCGCGCTTCATGCGCTCCGTCCTCAAATATCCGCGGGTGACGATGAAGGAACTCGAGCGAACCGCGAAAATGGACTAG
- a CDS encoding 3-oxoacyl-[acyl-carrier-protein] synthase III C-terminal domain-containing protein, with protein sequence MAVEAARDCLAGRDRAAIARVVLASTSHPFADRQNSTIVKEALFLSDATAALDVSGSKRSATSALIDTFHAVAGGAGDTLCVAAERNVAKPGSEGEYNSGHGAASVVVSKGDGCAKLIGTHSVSIDLVDHFRKEGETFDYNWEARWVREEGYGKIVVSTIIAALQKLGVDARKIDHFVLGSSMPKISEYVAQGSGIRPEAVADTLGGVLGDAGAAQPLILLSHVLERATPGQLIMVVGFGGGCDVILLETTAAIVGAAKARGIGGYLEDRAPVDNYVKYLAFSGLIDLDKGMRAELDQKPILTAQYRERKSVLGLVGGKCTQTGAVQFPKSPVSISREARAIHTQEDYPLAELPAKIVTFTSDYLMFSPSPPAYYGNIEFEGGGRMLAEIVDVGEEGLDIGTQLRMVFRIKAIDDRRGFSQYFWKAAPERRLSNRA encoded by the coding sequence ATGGCCGTGGAGGCCGCGCGCGATTGCCTCGCAGGCCGCGATCGTGCTGCCATTGCGCGTGTCGTGCTGGCCTCCACCTCGCACCCCTTCGCCGACCGGCAGAACTCGACCATCGTGAAGGAGGCGCTCTTCCTTTCGGACGCGACCGCGGCACTCGACGTTTCGGGGAGCAAGCGGTCGGCGACCTCCGCCCTGATCGATACGTTTCATGCGGTGGCGGGCGGGGCCGGCGATACGCTGTGCGTCGCCGCGGAGCGTAACGTGGCCAAGCCCGGCTCAGAGGGGGAGTATAATTCCGGGCACGGAGCGGCGTCGGTGGTGGTGTCGAAGGGAGACGGCTGTGCGAAGCTGATCGGAACACATTCCGTCAGCATCGATCTCGTCGACCATTTCCGCAAGGAAGGCGAAACGTTCGATTATAATTGGGAAGCCCGCTGGGTGCGGGAAGAAGGCTACGGAAAGATTGTCGTTTCTACGATCATCGCAGCCCTTCAGAAGCTAGGCGTCGACGCCAGGAAGATCGACCATTTCGTCCTTGGATCTTCCATGCCGAAGATCAGCGAATATGTCGCGCAAGGTAGCGGCATCAGGCCGGAAGCCGTTGCCGACACGCTGGGGGGTGTCTTGGGGGACGCCGGTGCGGCCCAACCGCTGATATTGCTGTCCCATGTCCTGGAACGCGCAACGCCGGGTCAACTCATCATGGTGGTCGGCTTTGGCGGAGGATGCGACGTAATCCTCCTGGAGACGACCGCAGCGATCGTGGGCGCGGCGAAAGCCAGAGGCATCGGGGGATATCTGGAAGATCGAGCGCCAGTCGATAATTATGTCAAATATCTAGCCTTTTCGGGGCTGATCGACCTCGATAAGGGCATGCGCGCCGAGCTGGACCAAAAACCGATCCTCACCGCCCAATATCGAGAACGGAAATCGGTGCTCGGCCTGGTCGGCGGCAAATGCACGCAGACCGGCGCCGTCCAGTTCCCGAAGTCGCCTGTCAGCATCTCGCGTGAGGCGCGGGCCATCCACACTCAGGAAGACTATCCGCTTGCGGAACTGCCAGCAAAGATCGTCACCTTCACGTCAGACTACCTCATGTTCTCGCCGTCGCCGCCCGCTTATTACGGCAATATCGAGTTCGAAGGCGGCGGCCGCATGCTGGCGGAGATCGTCGACGTCGGAGAGGAAGGGCTGGATATCGGGACGCAGCTGCGGATGGTGTTCCGCATCAAGGCGATCGATGACCGGAGGGGGTTCTCCCAATATTTCTGGAAAGCCGCCCCCGAGCGGCGGTTGTCGAACAGAGCATAG
- a CDS encoding TonB-dependent receptor gives MIVNFSDAHLKSKGSRRALAAMLMRTAIVVPSILAGGAAFAEDPGEIIVTAQRREQAIIDVPISVSVVSAEKVENLNLSTFTSIAQQTPNFNITFNRGSNTTPDLSIRGVRGEGSNGRLNESSVAVYVDEIYLGDESSLTGQMFDVERIEVLRGPQGTLFGRNTTGGLVHFVSAAPTSDFTGKASVLYGSDNWIALNAAVSGPLGENVRTRLAGQFEQHDGHFTNRGTFPGAPKKLAAKEVWSIRSTTDFDLGDASKLRLQVTHSENDSESTPNIGLGVWRDASRAVCARKDIFAARCVDTVVLGGQPRQVRPQSGDAITELSRDQLAVTQNFTSLTSKFETDFGWASLINIANYTRFKSSIGVDGDQSSTPSGLQNQNIQAQFNNRSRQFSEELRLQGTTDTLNWVTGIYYYQDRKRSDAPLTVRNNTGGLLQSVRSRSRVDTKSGAVFGQADWEFADQWTLSAGARYTIENRELKQADVTLTTAAGALPPLDILSGVTDPDPVTKDVTGRVSLTWEPTTENSLYASYSRGAKSVSYSTFYSATGGATPAGRAAALATNAALTGPVGQEHLDAFEIGSKNRFLDRTLTLNLAGFYYLFDGKQELLSVGDLSTGVPIVTSRFLNIGKARIYGAEVELNYAPNDRWDFNVSGGLLNTKITDSPLILSSPNLGLVPLEGKPIPQTPKWNLSATIAHHIPVSGLGVFTLQAEGRAQAKQNFVLTNDPIVDLPSYGIVNFRVLWESEDKKFNAQAFVTNAFSKDYFARMNDTAFSAGVLVAQMGEPRLWGVKLGVAF, from the coding sequence ATGATCGTGAATTTCTCAGACGCTCACTTGAAGAGCAAAGGATCCCGAAGAGCATTGGCTGCGATGCTGATGCGGACGGCGATTGTTGTTCCGTCCATTCTCGCGGGCGGCGCCGCCTTCGCTGAAGACCCTGGTGAAATCATCGTGACCGCCCAGCGGCGCGAGCAGGCGATTATCGACGTGCCGATCTCGGTCAGCGTGGTGAGCGCTGAGAAGGTTGAAAACCTCAATTTGTCGACCTTCACCTCGATTGCGCAACAGACGCCGAACTTCAACATCACCTTCAACCGCGGCAGCAACACCACCCCCGACTTGAGCATTCGCGGCGTCCGCGGAGAGGGTTCCAACGGGCGTCTCAATGAGAGTTCGGTCGCCGTCTATGTCGACGAGATCTATCTCGGCGATGAAAGCAGCCTTACCGGGCAGATGTTCGACGTGGAACGGATCGAAGTGCTGCGCGGCCCGCAGGGGACGTTGTTTGGCCGCAACACGACGGGCGGCCTCGTCCATTTTGTTTCGGCGGCGCCGACCTCCGATTTCACCGGCAAGGCCAGTGTTCTGTATGGCTCGGACAATTGGATAGCCCTCAACGCCGCGGTCAGCGGACCGCTCGGCGAGAATGTGCGGACACGCCTTGCCGGTCAGTTCGAGCAGCATGACGGCCATTTCACCAATCGTGGCACTTTCCCTGGCGCGCCCAAGAAGCTGGCGGCAAAGGAGGTGTGGAGCATCCGGAGCACGACCGATTTTGATCTCGGCGATGCATCGAAGCTGCGGCTGCAGGTCACCCATTCCGAAAATGATTCGGAATCGACGCCCAACATTGGCCTGGGCGTATGGAGGGACGCCTCGAGGGCGGTCTGCGCGCGGAAGGACATATTCGCCGCCAGATGCGTCGATACCGTCGTTCTCGGCGGCCAGCCTCGCCAGGTTCGGCCGCAATCCGGCGACGCGATCACCGAACTTTCCAGGGATCAACTGGCGGTCACCCAGAATTTTACGTCCCTTACCAGCAAGTTTGAGACCGATTTTGGCTGGGCGTCGCTGATCAACATCGCCAATTATACTCGGTTCAAGTCGAGCATCGGCGTGGACGGCGATCAGTCCTCGACGCCCAGTGGTCTCCAAAATCAGAACATCCAAGCGCAATTTAATAACCGATCCAGGCAATTCAGTGAAGAATTGCGTCTCCAGGGTACGACCGACACGCTGAATTGGGTGACGGGTATTTACTATTACCAGGACCGCAAGAGAAGCGACGCGCCTCTGACCGTCAGGAACAACACGGGTGGGCTCCTCCAATCAGTCCGGTCCAGATCCCGCGTAGACACCAAGTCCGGAGCGGTGTTTGGTCAGGCCGATTGGGAGTTCGCCGATCAGTGGACGCTCTCCGCCGGAGCGCGTTATACAATCGAAAACCGGGAGCTCAAGCAGGCGGATGTCACCCTGACTACCGCGGCCGGCGCCCTGCCCCCGCTGGACATCCTGTCGGGCGTAACCGATCCCGATCCGGTAACGAAGGACGTGACCGGCCGAGTGAGCCTGACCTGGGAGCCGACCACCGAGAACAGCCTTTACGCCAGCTACTCGCGCGGCGCAAAGAGCGTCTCCTATAGTACATTCTACTCCGCTACCGGGGGGGCCACCCCCGCCGGCAGGGCCGCCGCTTTGGCGACCAACGCTGCCCTGACCGGCCCGGTGGGACAGGAGCATCTCGATGCCTTCGAAATCGGCAGCAAGAACCGGTTCCTTGACCGGACGTTGACGCTCAACCTGGCCGGATTCTATTATCTCTTTGACGGCAAGCAGGAGTTGCTCAGCGTCGGCGACCTCAGTACCGGCGTGCCAATCGTCACCAGCCGCTTCCTTAATATCGGCAAGGCCCGGATATATGGGGCGGAAGTCGAGCTGAACTATGCGCCGAACGACCGCTGGGATTTCAATGTGTCGGGGGGTCTCCTGAACACCAAAATCACGGACTCGCCCCTCATCCTGAGCAGTCCGAACCTGGGTCTGGTCCCGCTCGAAGGGAAGCCGATCCCGCAGACACCCAAGTGGAATCTGAGCGCCACGATCGCCCACCACATTCCGGTGAGCGGACTCGGCGTCTTCACTCTCCAGGCGGAAGGGCGGGCGCAGGCGAAGCAGAACTTCGTCCTGACGAACGACCCGATAGTGGATCTTCCGTCCTATGGCATCGTCAACTTCCGCGTCCTTTGGGAATCGGAGGATAAGAAGTTCAACGCGCAGGCATTCGTCACCAATGCCTTCTCTAAGGACTATTTCGCCAGAATGAACGACACCGCTTTCTCGGCGGGCGTTTTGGTCGCACAGATGGGCGAGCCACGACTGTGGGGAGTTAAGCTCGGCGTTGCATTCTAA
- a CDS encoding IclR family transcriptional regulator, translating to MDQSVKSARRVLEVLEYFAERQGAASADEIRRALGYPQSSTSVLLRSLASLGYLSFEAETRRFRPTIRIALIGAWLVDEAGRAQDPTKMMRHLSTATGDMIVLGTEQGMDVVYVKVLQATNPIRFHMRQGARRPLCTTAVGQALLSTKSDKQIGAIVRRVNAERPADASPLSPQEIIDKVREGRKLGYYLTKGTVTPGAGVIAMPIAGLGDHPPLAIGIGAPIYRIESEHDRFLELLRKEVRQTSATAS from the coding sequence ATGGATCAATCCGTTAAATCGGCCCGCCGGGTACTCGAAGTGCTGGAGTACTTTGCGGAACGCCAAGGCGCGGCATCGGCGGACGAGATCCGTCGGGCCCTCGGCTACCCGCAGTCCAGCACGTCTGTATTGTTGCGCTCACTCGCCTCGCTTGGTTATCTCAGCTTCGAAGCCGAGACCCGCCGCTTCCGGCCGACGATCCGCATCGCGCTGATCGGCGCCTGGCTGGTCGACGAAGCCGGTCGTGCCCAGGACCCGACCAAGATGATGCGCCATCTCAGCACGGCCACGGGCGACATGATCGTCCTCGGCACCGAGCAAGGCATGGACGTCGTCTACGTGAAGGTGCTTCAGGCGACGAATCCGATCCGCTTTCACATGAGGCAGGGCGCGCGAAGACCGCTATGTACGACTGCGGTCGGTCAGGCCTTGCTCTCCACCAAGTCTGACAAGCAGATCGGCGCGATCGTACGCCGGGTGAATGCAGAGCGACCAGCCGACGCTTCTCCGCTCTCCCCTCAGGAGATCATCGACAAGGTAAGAGAGGGTCGAAAGCTCGGCTATTATCTCACCAAGGGAACGGTGACACCGGGCGCCGGCGTCATTGCGATGCCAATCGCGGGACTGGGCGATCACCCCCCCCTCGCCATCGGTATCGGCGCCCCGATCTACCGGATAGAGAGCGAACATGACCGCTTCCTGGAGCTGTTGCGCAAAGAGGTCCGGCAGACCAGCGCGACTGCTAGTTGA
- a CDS encoding Rieske 2Fe-2S domain-containing protein — translation MDVTRSATPEARRRAMVADLGPGAHQCWYPIALSRDVPKGKAIGADLADGRVVIYRGEDEVVRVMSAFCKHMGADLSVGGDVVGNNIRCPYHHWEFGQGGKCKVIASGDPIPKGSSLANLPTAERLGLIWVFLGETPLYDLPTFEEFDDTKHAFRAFEIDLEAKLNVEPWIFATNVFDVVHNRVVHGLQFADPDVEEVSPYLRRMSWDAAHTGEKQEGVWRPDIAVHGVNGITTRSEVDGRLKWYVAVMTPCGSLGTKVFFSIVTTKDDKSEEYFDTWQAMHNRFVNEDLPILNGLRIGDMHLVGADRAMARFMRAVRKYPRTTLDALETAANAAERKAVNA, via the coding sequence ATGGACGTGACACGCAGCGCAACGCCTGAAGCGCGACGGCGGGCAATGGTAGCTGATTTGGGGCCGGGCGCTCATCAGTGCTGGTACCCGATCGCCCTGTCGCGCGACGTGCCCAAGGGAAAAGCCATTGGCGCCGATTTAGCGGACGGCCGCGTTGTCATTTACCGAGGCGAGGATGAAGTCGTCCGGGTGATGTCCGCGTTTTGCAAGCATATGGGCGCTGACCTCAGCGTGGGTGGCGACGTTGTCGGCAATAATATTCGTTGCCCCTACCATCATTGGGAGTTTGGCCAGGGCGGCAAGTGTAAAGTGATCGCGTCCGGCGACCCGATCCCAAAAGGATCGAGCTTGGCGAATCTTCCGACGGCTGAGCGCCTGGGATTGATCTGGGTGTTCCTGGGAGAGACGCCGCTTTACGATCTGCCGACGTTCGAAGAGTTCGATGATACGAAGCACGCGTTTCGGGCGTTCGAAATCGATCTCGAGGCAAAGCTGAACGTCGAGCCTTGGATATTTGCAACCAACGTTTTCGACGTTGTTCACAATCGCGTGGTCCACGGTCTGCAATTTGCCGATCCCGATGTCGAAGAAGTCAGCCCTTATCTGCGGCGGATGAGCTGGGACGCGGCGCACACGGGAGAAAAGCAAGAAGGTGTGTGGCGTCCCGACATCGCCGTTCACGGCGTTAATGGCATCACGACACGGAGCGAAGTTGACGGCCGGCTCAAATGGTATGTCGCCGTAATGACACCATGCGGTAGCCTGGGAACGAAGGTATTCTTTTCGATCGTCACCACGAAAGACGACAAGTCCGAAGAATATTTCGATACTTGGCAGGCGATGCATAACAGATTTGTCAACGAGGACCTTCCGATTCTGAATGGTCTGAGAATTGGCGATATGCATTTGGTAGGCGCCGATCGAGCCATGGCACGTTTTATGCGCGCGGTTCGGAAATACCCCCGTACAACTTTGGACGCACTTGAGACTGCGGCCAATGCGGCAGAGCGCAAGGCGGTAAATGCCTAG